One region of Triticum aestivum cultivar Chinese Spring chromosome 6B, IWGSC CS RefSeq v2.1, whole genome shotgun sequence genomic DNA includes:
- the LOC123134857 gene encoding uncharacterized protein, with the protein MATATTSRPSGPVLAIPSYRSASPTRVKLAGGSGATRSPGKSVSVSSPSSSTGGAPARSRRSCMCSSTNHPGSFRCSLHKERKQAAPAGSSKPASPPSMRSACSLGSKRMESGHWAHRRGSRQSQHRRRAGGFRPRPSRLSAVSVAGERPNDNQ; encoded by the coding sequence ATGGCGACAGCAACCACAAGTCGGCCCAGCGGCCCGGTGCTGGCCATACCCAGCTACCGCTCCGCCTCACCCACCCGCGTCAAgctcgccggcggcagcggcgccaCCCGCTCGCCGGGCAAGTCCGTCAGCGTCTCTTCCCCATCTTCCTCCACCGGCGGTGCCCCCGCCAGGAGTCGGCGGTCCTGCATGTGCTCCTCGACGAACCACCCCGGCTCGTTCCGGTGCAGCCTTCACAAGGAGCGCAAGCAGGCGGCCCCCGCCGGCAGCAGCAAGCCGGCTTCCCCTCCGTCCATGCGCAGCGCCTGCAGCCTGGGCTCGAAGCGTATGGAAAGCGGACATTGGGCACACAGGAGGGGAAGCCGGCAATCGCAGCACCGGAGGCGTGCGGGCGGGTTCCGCCCCAGGCCGAGCAGGCTCTCCGCCGTTTCCGTGGCCGGCGAGCGTCCCAACGACAACCAGTAA